From the genome of Yersinia enterocolitica, one region includes:
- a CDS encoding basic amino acid ABC transporter substrate-binding protein — translation MFKRLMLVGTCLAAVLSAGSVVAAEPTYVVGSGGTYRPFEYENSQKQLEGFDIDIIKAIGKAEGFQVKLVNTPWEGIFATLGSGDRDIIISGITITDKRKQMVDFSDPYFPAEQTIVVAKGSKVDSIAALKDLNVGVVNSSTGDIVVSDVLGKNSTAIKRFDNTPLMLQELYEDGIAAAVGDVGVAKFYLKTHPEKEFELVSDTKFERQYFGIAVAKGNEELRTKINSGLQKIIADGTYAKIYEKWFDAQVPTLPAATQPAK, via the coding sequence ATGTTTAAACGTTTAATGCTGGTCGGAACTTGTCTGGCCGCCGTATTGTCTGCGGGTAGCGTTGTTGCAGCCGAGCCGACTTATGTTGTCGGTTCCGGTGGTACCTACCGCCCATTTGAGTATGAAAATAGCCAAAAACAACTGGAAGGTTTTGATATAGATATCATCAAAGCTATCGGTAAAGCTGAAGGTTTTCAGGTCAAATTGGTGAATACGCCTTGGGAAGGGATTTTTGCCACATTAGGCTCCGGTGATCGCGATATCATCATTTCGGGTATCACCATTACCGATAAACGTAAACAAATGGTTGATTTTTCAGATCCTTATTTCCCTGCCGAACAAACTATCGTCGTGGCTAAAGGCTCTAAAGTTGATTCCATTGCGGCACTGAAAGATCTGAATGTTGGCGTGGTGAACTCAAGCACCGGCGACATCGTGGTATCCGATGTTCTGGGTAAAAACAGCACTGCGATCAAACGCTTTGATAACACGCCACTGATGCTGCAAGAACTCTACGAAGATGGCATCGCTGCCGCCGTAGGTGATGTAGGTGTCGCCAAGTTCTACCTGAAAACTCACCCGGAAAAAGAATTTGAACTGGTTTCCGATACCAAGTTTGAGCGCCAATATTTCGGTATTGCGGTGGCGAAAGGTAATGAAGAATTGCGCACCAAAATCAACAGTGGTTTGCAGAAAATCATTGCTGACGGCACTTACGCCAAAATCTATGAAAAATGGTTTGATGCACAGGTACCAACACTGCCAGCCGCAACCCAGCCAGCAAAATAA
- a CDS encoding amino acid ABC transporter permease, whose translation MSGFRWEIIQEYAPLFMDGAWMTIKCTIICVILGTTWGLTLGLGRLAQAPHGIWKPVLYYFVQWPVRIYISAIRGTPLFVQIMVVHFALVPLFINPRDGILVTNGIMSSDFARMLRSDYGAFLSCVVAITLNAGAYVSEIFRAGIQSIDRGQMEASRSLGMSYGKTMRKVILPQAFRRMLPPLGNNAIAIVKDSSLASAIGLADLAYAARTVSGAYATYWEPYLTISLVYWVITFLLSLLVRHMEKRFGKSDSRT comes from the coding sequence ATGTCAGGATTTCGTTGGGAAATCATTCAGGAATACGCCCCACTGTTTATGGACGGTGCCTGGATGACAATTAAGTGCACCATTATCTGTGTGATTTTGGGCACAACCTGGGGGTTAACCCTCGGTCTGGGCCGTCTGGCGCAAGCGCCTCACGGTATCTGGAAGCCAGTATTGTACTATTTCGTTCAATGGCCAGTACGCATCTATATTAGTGCTATTCGCGGCACCCCCTTATTTGTGCAGATAATGGTGGTGCATTTCGCGCTGGTGCCACTGTTTATTAACCCACGGGATGGCATTCTGGTCACCAATGGCATTATGTCTTCTGATTTTGCCAGAATGCTGCGCTCAGATTACGGTGCTTTTTTATCCTGTGTCGTGGCTATCACGCTGAACGCGGGTGCTTATGTTTCTGAGATTTTCCGCGCGGGTATTCAGTCAATTGATCGCGGCCAGATGGAAGCCTCGCGCTCATTGGGAATGAGCTACGGCAAAACGATGCGCAAGGTTATTCTGCCTCAGGCTTTCCGCCGGATGTTACCGCCACTGGGTAACAATGCCATCGCTATCGTAAAAGATTCATCGCTGGCCTCTGCGATTGGCCTGGCTGACTTAGCCTATGCTGCTCGCACCGTTTCTGGTGCCTATGCGACTTATTGGGAACCCTACCTGACTATCTCACTGGTTTATTGGGTTATCACATTCTTACTTTCGCTATTAGTGCGGCATATGGAAAAGAGGTTCGGTAAAAGTGATTCACGTACATAA
- a CDS encoding amino acid ABC transporter ATP-binding protein — translation MIHVHNLQKQFGETHVLRGISCDIQPKEVVCIIGPSGSGKSTFLRCINALETLSGGEITVNGFEIHKPKTDLNRMRESVGMVFQRFNLFPHMTVLENLTMAPMDVKKLPRAQAIERAELLLRKVGLLDKIDAYPSSLSGGQQQRVAIARALAMEPKIMLFDEPTSALDPELVGEVLAVMKALALEGMTMVVVTHEMGFARDVADRVLFIDQGVIQEEGQPEKIFTAPTNPRTQAFLSKVLSAQG, via the coding sequence GTGATTCACGTACATAACCTACAAAAACAATTTGGCGAAACCCATGTGTTGCGTGGCATTTCTTGCGATATTCAGCCAAAAGAAGTGGTTTGCATCATTGGCCCATCCGGTTCGGGTAAAAGCACCTTTTTGCGCTGTATTAATGCGTTGGAGACGTTATCCGGGGGAGAAATAACCGTTAATGGTTTTGAGATCCATAAGCCGAAAACCGATCTCAACCGGATGCGCGAAAGTGTCGGCATGGTGTTCCAACGTTTTAATCTCTTCCCTCATATGACGGTGTTGGAAAACCTAACCATGGCACCTATGGATGTTAAAAAGCTGCCACGAGCACAAGCCATAGAACGGGCTGAATTGTTGTTACGCAAGGTGGGATTACTCGATAAGATTGATGCCTATCCCAGCAGTCTTTCTGGCGGTCAACAGCAACGCGTTGCCATTGCCCGAGCCTTGGCAATGGAACCTAAAATCATGTTGTTTGACGAACCGACTTCAGCACTGGACCCGGAGTTAGTCGGTGAAGTGCTAGCGGTGATGAAAGCATTAGCACTGGAAGGGATGACCATGGTGGTAGTGACTCATGAAATGGGCTTTGCCCGAGATGTGGCCGACCGGGTGCTGTTTATTGATCAAGGGGTGATACAGGAAGAGGGGCAACCGGAAAAAATCTTTACCGCCCCTACTAATCCGCGAACTCAGGCATTTCTCAGTAAGGTGCTTTCAGCGCAAGGGTAA
- a CDS encoding DUF3561 domain-containing protein codes for MQNITQIIIDEQREREEPSYSFLGGVTGFVFYWLAFAIPFFVYGPNTVFFLLYTWPFFLALMPVSVLVGIALSVLSRGNLLFTIGGSGIAVLCLFWMLFSFLTGW; via the coding sequence ATGCAGAATATCACCCAAATTATTATCGACGAACAGCGGGAAAGGGAGGAGCCGTCATACTCCTTTCTCGGTGGCGTTACAGGCTTTGTTTTCTATTGGCTGGCGTTTGCGATACCTTTCTTTGTCTATGGTCCCAATACCGTCTTCTTCCTGCTGTACACTTGGCCGTTCTTTCTGGCCCTGATGCCGGTTTCAGTGTTGGTAGGTATTGCCTTGAGTGTGTTATCGCGCGGTAATCTCTTATTTACCATTGGTGGGAGTGGTATTGCAGTATTGTGTTTATTCTGGATGCTGTTTTCATTTCTTACTGGTTGGTGA
- the cysC gene encoding adenylyl-sulfate kinase codes for MPADENIIWHPHAVTREDREQQHGHQGVVLWFTGLSGSGKSTLAGALEQALFARGVSTYLLDGDNVRHGLCRDLGFSDTDRRENIRRVGEVAKLMVDAGLVVLTAFISPHRVEREMVRDMLASGQFIEVFVDTPLAICEARDPKGLYKKARAGELKNFTGIDSIYESPEHADIHLPGEQLVTNLIEQLLDVLRGRAIIKS; via the coding sequence CTGCCAGCTGATGAGAATATCATCTGGCATCCCCATGCGGTGACCCGAGAGGATCGGGAGCAACAGCATGGGCACCAAGGGGTGGTGCTGTGGTTTACCGGTTTATCTGGCTCAGGGAAATCTACCCTTGCCGGTGCGCTGGAACAGGCACTGTTTGCTCGCGGTGTTAGCACTTACTTACTGGATGGCGACAATGTGCGCCATGGTTTATGCCGTGATTTGGGTTTTTCTGATACTGACCGGCGCGAGAATATTCGTCGCGTCGGGGAGGTGGCCAAACTGATGGTAGATGCCGGGTTGGTGGTGCTGACGGCGTTTATCTCACCTCATCGGGTTGAGCGGGAAATGGTGCGCGATATGTTGGCATCAGGCCAGTTTATTGAGGTATTTGTCGATACACCGTTGGCTATTTGTGAGGCCCGTGACCCTAAAGGTTTGTACAAAAAAGCCCGTGCTGGCGAGCTGAAAAATTTTACTGGCATCGACTCTATTTATGAATCACCCGAACACGCTGATATTCATTTGCCGGGTGAACAATTAGTAACAAATTTGATTGAACAATTGTTAGACGTACTGCGTGGTCGAGCTATTATCAAATCCTAA
- a CDS encoding sulfate adenylyltransferase subunit CysN encodes MILQNTSIAQQIANEGGVEAYLHAQQHKTMLRFLTCGSVDDGKSTLIGRLLHDTRQIYEDQLSTLHTDSKRIGTQGEKLDLALLVDGLQAEREQGITIDVAYRYFSTEKRKFIIADTPGHEQYTRNMATGASTCDLAILLIDARKGVLDQTRRHSFIATLLGIRHLVVAVNKMDLVEYQESVFEQFKEDYLSFAEQLPTDLDIKFVPLSALDGDNVASPSEKMNWYSGPTLLEVLESVDVVNASRQQPLRFPVQYVNRPNLDFRGYSGTLSAGVVRVGQRVKVLPSGVESSVARIVTFDGDLEQAIPGEAITLVLTDEVDISRGDLLVDASETLTAAQNALVDVVWMAEQPLVAGQSYDIKVAGKKTRARVENIQYQVEINSLTQRVVDSLPLNGIGLVELAFDEPLVLDSYQRNRDTGGMIFIDRLTNVTVGAGLIRETLASVYQENTEFSTFELELNALVRRHFPHWGARDLLGGK; translated from the coding sequence ATGATTTTACAAAACACCTCTATCGCCCAGCAGATTGCCAACGAGGGGGGAGTAGAAGCTTACCTGCATGCCCAACAGCATAAAACGATGTTGCGTTTTCTGACCTGCGGCAGTGTGGATGACGGTAAGAGCACCCTGATTGGGCGTTTACTGCATGATACCCGCCAAATCTATGAAGATCAGTTATCAACGCTGCACACTGACAGTAAACGTATTGGCACTCAGGGTGAAAAATTGGATTTGGCGTTATTGGTTGATGGCTTGCAGGCCGAGCGTGAGCAGGGCATCACCATTGATGTGGCTTATCGCTATTTCTCAACCGAGAAACGCAAATTTATCATCGCAGATACGCCTGGGCATGAGCAATACACCCGCAATATGGCGACCGGGGCTTCTACCTGCGATCTGGCGATTTTGTTGATCGATGCCCGCAAAGGGGTGTTGGATCAAACTCGCCGTCACAGCTTTATCGCTACATTGCTGGGGATCCGCCATTTGGTAGTGGCGGTGAATAAGATGGATTTGGTGGAATATCAGGAAAGCGTCTTCGAACAATTTAAAGAAGATTACCTGAGTTTTGCCGAGCAATTACCCACGGATCTCGACATCAAGTTTGTCCCTCTATCTGCGCTGGATGGCGATAATGTGGCATCACCGAGCGAGAAAATGAATTGGTATTCCGGCCCGACACTACTGGAAGTGCTGGAAAGTGTTGATGTGGTCAATGCCAGCCGGCAGCAGCCGCTGCGCTTCCCGGTGCAGTATGTTAACCGGCCAAACCTGGATTTTCGTGGTTATTCTGGCACCTTGTCTGCCGGTGTGGTGCGCGTTGGGCAGAGAGTAAAAGTGCTGCCGTCCGGTGTGGAATCAAGTGTGGCGCGCATTGTTACTTTTGATGGTGACTTGGAGCAAGCCATCCCTGGCGAAGCCATAACCTTGGTGCTGACTGATGAAGTGGATATCAGCCGTGGCGATTTATTGGTTGATGCCAGTGAAACCTTAACAGCGGCGCAAAATGCGCTGGTGGATGTGGTGTGGATGGCGGAACAGCCGTTAGTGGCTGGACAAAGTTATGACATCAAAGTAGCGGGGAAAAAGACCCGTGCGCGGGTGGAAAATATTCAATATCAGGTGGAAATCAACTCATTGACCCAGCGGGTAGTTGACAGCCTGCCGCTTAATGGTATTGGTTTGGTTGAACTGGCATTTGATGAACCGCTGGTGCTCGACAGCTATCAACGCAACCGGGATACCGGTGGCATGATCTTTATTGATCGGCTGACTAATGTCACTGTTGGTGCGGGGTTAATCCGCGAAACGCTGGCGTCGGTTTATCAGGAAAATACTGAATTCAGTACGTTTGAGCTAGAACTGAATGCTTTGGTTCGCCGCCATTTCCCACACTGGGGCGCGCGTGATCTGTTAGGGGGTAAATAA
- a CDS encoding sulfate adenylyltransferase subunit CysD encodes MDEKRLTHLRQLEAESIHIIREVAAEFGNPVMLYSIGKDSSVMLHLARKAFFPGNLPFPLLHVDTGWKFREMYEFRDRTAKAFGCELLVHRNPEGVAMGINPFVHGSAKHTDIMKTEGLKQALNKYGFDAAFGGARRDEEKSRAKERIYSFRDRFHRWDPKNQRPELWHNYNGQINKGESIRVFPLSNWTELDIWQYIFLEKIDIVPLYLAKPRPVVERDGMLLMVDDDRIDLQPGEVITQKMVRFRTLGCWPLTGAVESEAETLPAIIEEMLISTTSERQGRMIDRDQSGSMELKKRQGYF; translated from the coding sequence ATGGACGAAAAACGACTCACTCATTTGCGGCAATTGGAGGCGGAGAGTATCCATATCATCCGTGAAGTGGCCGCTGAATTCGGTAATCCGGTGATGCTCTATTCTATCGGTAAGGATTCCTCTGTGATGCTGCATTTGGCGCGCAAGGCATTCTTCCCCGGTAATTTGCCATTCCCGTTATTGCATGTGGATACCGGTTGGAAATTTCGCGAGATGTATGAATTTCGCGACCGTACCGCTAAAGCATTTGGCTGCGAGCTACTGGTCCACCGCAACCCGGAAGGGGTAGCGATGGGCATTAACCCGTTTGTTCACGGCAGCGCCAAACACACTGATATCATGAAAACCGAAGGCTTGAAGCAAGCGCTGAACAAATACGGTTTTGATGCTGCATTTGGTGGCGCCCGGCGTGACGAAGAGAAATCCCGCGCCAAAGAGCGTATTTATTCGTTCCGTGACCGCTTCCATCGCTGGGATCCAAAAAATCAGCGCCCGGAACTGTGGCACAACTACAACGGCCAAATTAACAAAGGCGAAAGTATCCGCGTGTTCCCGCTGTCCAACTGGACTGAGCTGGATATTTGGCAATATATCTTCTTGGAAAAAATCGACATTGTTCCACTGTATCTGGCAAAGCCTCGTCCGGTGGTTGAGCGTGATGGCATGTTACTGATGGTGGATGACGACCGAATTGATTTACAACCGGGTGAAGTCATTACTCAGAAGATGGTGCGTTTTCGCACCTTGGGCTGTTGGCCATTGACTGGCGCGGTAGAGTCCGAGGCTGAAACTTTACCTGCCATCATCGAAGAGATGCTTATCTCTACTACCAGTGAACGCCAGGGTCGAATGATCGACCGTGACCAATCCGGCTCGATGGAGCTTAAAAAGCGTCAGGGATATTTCTGA
- the cobA gene encoding uroporphyrinogen-III C-methyltransferase — protein MDYLPLFADLKQRPVLVVGGGEVAARKIELLHRAGAQVRVVAQTLSSELEQQHQDGRINWLAKVFLPEQLDDVFLVIAATNDTVLNAAVFTAADQRHLLANVVDDQPRCSFIFPSIVDRSPLVVAISSAGQAPVLARLLREKLEALLPASLSDMAAVAGRWRGRVKQHIASMGERRRFWENAFSGRFASLISRGQLAQAEEELQRELEGQRSTQGEVALVGAGPGCAGLLTLRGLQVIQQADVVLYDHLVSPEVLDLVRRDAERICVGKRAGAHSVAQEETNQLLVSLAQQGKRVVRLKGGDPFIFGRGGEELQMLARAGIAFQVVPGVTAASGATAYAGIPLTHRDYAQSVTFITGHCRADGDDLDWQALARGRQTLAIYMGTVKAAEISRQLIAHGRASTTPVAVIGRGTRADQQVLTGTLAQLESLAHQAPTPALLVIGEVVDLHHQIAWFGQQPQTEQAISPSVVNLA, from the coding sequence GTGGACTATCTACCTCTATTTGCCGACTTGAAACAGCGCCCAGTATTGGTTGTTGGCGGCGGCGAAGTCGCTGCGCGAAAAATTGAATTACTCCACCGCGCGGGTGCACAGGTGAGGGTAGTGGCACAGACTCTTTCATCTGAACTGGAACAACAGCATCAGGATGGCCGCATTAACTGGCTGGCAAAGGTTTTCTTGCCGGAACAGTTGGATGATGTTTTTTTGGTGATTGCCGCCACGAACGATACCGTGCTGAATGCCGCTGTTTTTACTGCTGCGGATCAGCGACATCTTTTGGCTAACGTGGTTGATGACCAACCCCGCTGCTCGTTTATCTTCCCGTCGATTGTCGATCGCTCCCCTCTGGTGGTGGCTATCTCCTCTGCCGGTCAAGCTCCGGTGCTGGCGCGTTTACTACGTGAGAAGTTAGAGGCCCTGCTACCGGCCAGCCTGAGTGATATGGCCGCCGTTGCCGGGCGCTGGCGTGGTCGGGTTAAACAGCATATCGCCTCGATGGGAGAGCGCCGTCGCTTTTGGGAAAATGCGTTTAGTGGCCGCTTTGCGAGTCTGATTAGCCGTGGTCAGTTAGCCCAAGCCGAAGAGGAATTACAACGAGAGCTGGAGGGGCAGCGCAGCACTCAGGGTGAGGTTGCTTTGGTGGGGGCGGGGCCTGGTTGTGCAGGTTTGCTGACATTACGTGGTCTGCAAGTGATTCAGCAGGCTGATGTGGTGTTATATGACCATTTAGTCAGCCCGGAAGTGTTGGATCTGGTACGGCGTGACGCTGAACGTATCTGTGTCGGCAAACGGGCAGGAGCACACTCGGTAGCACAGGAAGAAACCAATCAATTACTTGTCTCGCTGGCGCAGCAGGGGAAACGGGTAGTGCGGCTGAAAGGCGGTGATCCGTTTATCTTTGGCCGTGGTGGTGAAGAGCTGCAAATGCTGGCGCGTGCGGGCATCGCGTTTCAGGTGGTGCCGGGAGTGACGGCGGCAAGTGGGGCGACAGCCTATGCGGGTATCCCCCTGACGCATCGTGACTATGCTCAGAGCGTGACCTTTATTACCGGGCATTGCCGCGCCGATGGCGATGATTTGGATTGGCAGGCACTGGCTCGAGGCCGCCAAACTTTGGCGATTTATATGGGAACAGTGAAAGCCGCCGAGATTAGCCGTCAGCTCATAGCCCATGGTCGGGCAAGCACCACCCCTGTAGCGGTAATTGGCCGGGGAACCCGTGCTGACCAACAAGTTCTGACGGGCACACTGGCCCAACTGGAATCATTAGCACATCAGGCGCCGACCCCAGCACTGCTGGTTATCGGTGAAGTGGTGGATTTACATCACCAAATCGCCTGGTTTGGGCAACAACCACAGACTGAACAGGCTATCAGCCCGTCAGTCGTGAATTTGGCATAA
- a CDS encoding aminopeptidase produces MFSRRRLKWALFNLCFSTVLPLHAATTQAVGRIAEQQIRHISTYFPGRMAGSPAELLAAEYINHRFQQMGYQSNLRGFNTRYLYTSKNGKPSWHTLTATSVIAARNMTTLDKKQVTGKADDQKQIIIMAHFDTYTPQSDKDLDKNLGGLTLQGVDDNAAGVGVMLELAEHLKDTPLRYDLRFVALSAEEIGAQGAENYLQRMSKTEKANTLLVINLDSLITGDRLYFNASNQPTAIAARDQALALARRYGITAATVKNQISSPCRADKNIFYSAGLPVLSVEASNYSLGNKEGCQQRAISSHFPQGITRHQSQLDNLNYLDKYLPGRISKRSHDSVKILLPLIQALAADKK; encoded by the coding sequence ATGTTTTCCCGCCGTCGCCTAAAGTGGGCACTATTCAACCTGTGTTTCAGTACCGTCTTACCGTTGCATGCCGCTACGACTCAGGCCGTTGGTCGAATCGCTGAACAACAAATCCGCCATATCAGCACCTACTTTCCCGGCCGTATGGCGGGTAGCCCGGCAGAATTACTGGCTGCTGAGTATATCAACCACCGTTTTCAGCAAATGGGTTATCAAAGCAACCTGCGGGGTTTTAATACCCGTTATCTGTATACCAGTAAAAACGGTAAACCAAGCTGGCACACACTGACTGCCACCTCGGTGATTGCCGCTCGCAACATGACAACTCTCGATAAAAAGCAGGTGACTGGCAAAGCGGATGACCAGAAACAGATAATTATCATGGCGCACTTTGATACCTACACACCGCAAAGTGATAAAGATTTAGATAAGAATCTGGGTGGGCTGACGCTACAAGGGGTCGATGACAATGCGGCAGGGGTCGGCGTTATGCTGGAACTGGCTGAACATCTGAAAGACACACCATTGCGCTATGATTTGCGTTTTGTGGCACTCAGCGCCGAGGAGATAGGTGCACAAGGTGCCGAGAACTATCTGCAACGAATGAGTAAAACGGAGAAAGCCAACACACTGCTAGTGATCAACTTAGATAGTCTGATAACCGGTGACCGGCTCTATTTTAATGCCAGTAACCAGCCCACAGCCATTGCTGCAAGGGATCAAGCACTTGCGTTGGCACGTCGGTATGGCATTACTGCCGCCACAGTTAAAAACCAGATTAGCTCCCCCTGTAGGGCGGATAAAAATATCTTCTATAGCGCCGGATTACCGGTGTTGTCTGTCGAAGCAAGCAACTACAGCCTGGGTAACAAAGAGGGTTGTCAGCAACGGGCCATCAGTAGCCACTTTCCTCAAGGTATAACCCGTCATCAAAGCCAGCTAGATAACTTAAATTATCTGGATAAGTACTTACCGGGTCGTATTAGTAAACGTTCACACGATAGTGTGAAAATATTGTTGCCCCTGATACAAGCGCTCGCTGCCGATAAAAAATAA
- a CDS encoding type II toxin-antitoxin system HicA family toxin → MESGELIKRLQDTGWQIRGCKKTNGGSHVTMCKPGVRKIITLPHPRKDTSKGVLRQAQQIAGIKLI, encoded by the coding sequence ATGGAGAGTGGCGAATTAATAAAGCGATTGCAGGATACGGGCTGGCAAATCAGGGGTTGTAAAAAAACCAATGGCGGTAGCCATGTCACGATGTGCAAACCGGGTGTACGCAAGATCATTACGCTGCCCCATCCGCGCAAGGATACATCCAAAGGTGTTCTGCGGCAGGCTCAGCAGATTGCCGGAATTAAATTGATTTAA
- a CDS encoding HicB family protein, protein MIYPIFIFSTTEGFDGYFPDLDGCFFAGNTFADISKNAEEAFAVHIEALMDEGFPLPTPPKDPQRYIGDPRLKEEGGILGFVEIDPAKYESKAVKFNLTMSQNLLTAIDKFIATHRGYKNRSQFLAELARERIIS, encoded by the coding sequence ATGATCTACCCTATTTTTATTTTCAGTACCACTGAAGGATTCGATGGATATTTTCCCGATCTTGACGGTTGTTTCTTTGCTGGCAATACCTTTGCCGATATCAGTAAAAATGCCGAAGAAGCCTTTGCTGTTCATATTGAAGCACTGATGGATGAAGGTTTTCCATTACCCACGCCCCCGAAAGATCCACAACGTTACATTGGGGATCCCCGGTTAAAAGAAGAAGGGGGGATTTTGGGGTTTGTTGAGATTGATCCGGCCAAATATGAAAGTAAGGCGGTCAAATTCAATCTGACCATGTCGCAAAATCTGCTGACCGCCATTGATAAGTTTATCGCCACACACCGGGGTTATAAGAACCGTAGCCAATTTCTGGCTGAATTGGCACGTGAGAGAATCATCAGCTAA
- a CDS encoding phosphoadenylyl-sulfate reductase (catalyzes the reduction of 3'-phosphoadenylyl sulfate into sulfite), with the protein MSQFNLSELNALPKAEQAAALALVNGQLEHLTAQERVSWALENLPGEFVLSSSFGIQAAVCLHLVTRQRSDIPVIITDTGYLFPETYQFIDDLTEKLQLNLQVFRAPHSSAWQEARYGKLWEQGVEGIERYNDLNKVEPMNRALETLGAQTWFAGLRREQSGSRAQLPVLAIQRGVFKLLPIIDWDNRQIYQYLTQNGLSYHPLWEQGYLSVGDTHTTRKWEPGMSEEETRFFGLKRECGLHEG; encoded by the coding sequence GTGAGCCAATTTAACTTGAGTGAACTTAATGCCCTGCCGAAAGCAGAACAAGCGGCGGCACTGGCACTGGTTAACGGTCAACTTGAGCATTTAACCGCGCAAGAACGGGTGAGCTGGGCATTGGAAAATCTACCGGGCGAGTTTGTACTTTCTTCCAGCTTTGGTATTCAGGCCGCCGTTTGTTTGCATCTTGTTACGCGGCAACGTTCTGATATTCCAGTAATTATTACTGATACCGGTTACCTATTCCCAGAAACTTATCAGTTTATTGATGACTTGACTGAGAAGCTTCAACTTAACTTACAGGTATTTCGTGCCCCTCATAGCTCGGCTTGGCAGGAAGCCCGTTACGGTAAATTGTGGGAGCAAGGAGTCGAGGGTATTGAACGTTACAATGACCTGAACAAAGTGGAACCCATGAATCGGGCGTTGGAAACGCTGGGGGCTCAAACGTGGTTTGCTGGTCTTCGCCGTGAACAATCAGGCAGCCGGGCGCAGCTACCGGTGTTAGCCATTCAGCGCGGTGTCTTCAAGTTGCTACCGATTATCGATTGGGACAATCGGCAGATTTACCAATATCTGACTCAAAATGGCCTGAGCTATCACCCTCTTTGGGAACAGGGTTATTTATCGGTCGGGGATACTCACACCACCCGTAAATGGGAACCGGGAATGAGCGAAGAGGAAACTCGCTTCTTTGGTTTGAAACGCGAATGCGGCCTGCATGAAGGCTGA